The nucleotide window attaatttacaaatatctGTGTCCCGGATTCGTATGCCCGGAATATCATATCCTCTCTTATAATATTCTGTATAAGAAGTTACCACATTTTCTGGTGTCCACATtccatatttattattttcacAAATATAAACCACAGGCAGTTTCCACAATGACGCCATATTAAAAGATTCCCAGACTTGTCCTTGATTCGCCGCCCCGTCCCCGTAAAAGACGAATGCCACATTatccatttttttatattgtaagGCGTAAGCCAATCCTGTTCCCAGTGCCACTTGTGCTCCTACTATCCCATGTCCGCcataaaattgtttattataaagatGCATTGATCCACCTTTCCCTTTACAAATTCCTATTTCTTTACCAAGTAATTCGCCAATAATTCCTTCTACACTTATACCACATACATAAGCCAGACCATGACACCTATAAGATCCGATTactttatcatttttattaagtattttttgtagactcatataaatattttcttgtcCTATTACTAGATGACAGAATCCTCTAACACTGcctattttatattttgctTCTGCGTATTCTTCTAGTATACGAAGAGAAagcatatttttataaatttccaAAGCAGATTTTTTATCCAGTTTGAAGTCgaattttatatcattttcTTCTATAAGATGATATTCCATgagataaattaaaactttaaattatttaaattaaaaacgatcaataaatttttctgaaattttttatttgatcaAGTCAATGTTTAAGGTATcaaatagaaataaaatattattttatttgtactTATTAGTATTcatttttctatataaatgtgtgttttttattacatgGACATTTTGTTCTTGGTCTGTCATCAAGTAATTTTTAAGCatgtaatttatttttactaaattaGTTAGTACAACATTCtctattgtttttttatgacCCTTCattttatgaatataaattacatCTTACAAGACATAATTTCTTCTCTAAATTCCCTCAAACCAATTCCACAGCCAAAATCCAAATCCCCCACATTCGTCCCGCTCCACAAACTTGAATCTTTCAACcaaaatcttaaaaataatttaaaaattttctttattgattttttacagAATATTAAGTCAGCTCATTCGAAGTACAACTCAGTCTACCAAGAGaatgttataaaaagaaatgaaTATGTCAAAAATACACTTgagaatattaaaaatgaaattgatAGTCCAGAAACTCTTAAGTTGAAAAGTATCAAATCAAAgatagattttataaaatctcagaattttgataaaatacaaCAAATTAAGATCAATAAAGAAGATacgataaaaatatttagatttttgaataaattaGAACTCAATGAGGAATATGAATGGAtggaagattttttaaaaaggaaGATCATATTTGAATTTGACAGTCCCAGTGAGTTAGAAGTAATAAATTTGAGGaagatgataaatttattacaaaataccaacaaataattgaaatattcatattataaaaataaataatataatattttctatatataaaaattaataatataatattattatacataatattattatatataatatcattatatataaattgtgTTTCTATTGTAAATCTATGATCTTAATTACAAGACATTTTCCTGacatttttctttactttttaaattataaaattaatattcatttaattattacTAGACATATATGCACTAAGT belongs to Vairimorpha necatrix chromosome 12, complete sequence and includes:
- a CDS encoding pyruvate dehydrogenase E1 component subunit alpha (ODPA); protein product: MEYHLIEENDIKFDFKLDKKSALEIYKNMLSLRILEEYAEAKYKIGSVRGFCHLVIGQENIYMSLQKILNKNDKVIGSYRCHGLAYVCGISVEGIIGELLGKEIGICKGKGGSMHLYNKQFYGGHGIVGAQVALGTGLAYALQYKKMDNVAFVFYGDGAANQGQVWESFNMASLWKLPVVYICENNKYGMWTPENVVTSYTEYYKRGYDIPGIRIRDTDICKLINVLKYARKHALDKGPIILQIDTYRTCGHSCADVDDFYRSKEEKEERMNNDCLNKFKEILGEYVNNEEIADVDHEVIKNFEKCVEKVAFSEEPCESELYKDVLN